A stretch of Planococcus citri chromosome 5, ihPlaCitr1.1, whole genome shotgun sequence DNA encodes these proteins:
- the LOC135849170 gene encoding uncharacterized protein LOC135849170 isoform X3, translating to MDTKNSSEATAAADHQKPKKLIRSQFKDVMVKVDEDIYYLNRLRLALESGYFEKLFTEDYRDRNCDFIEIPMMDSDTFSAAVDLIYGRDLRYVINDDNFASVLMAMDYFQMDIYEGPYREILDKDLGWGRPFNDEVFKLYRFIVETGNYQRLLSVVFQHLSLHILKLQGHDEYLSIPFDHYIHIISQQGFHFYEERFKKHEFSEVCAKWICHDIENRLPRIIELVNAARYRNYCPNKLSYDDTNLRLPAIDEFTNVDKVSRYFYKFFTYPGEISRIVDEPKLEVYEDEKYQDFHPDEEELEQLRYNQDDFSEESEHHDWNVPYHNSKLEAFLRNGQLFDITIKADEKLYKLHRAVLNAESLYFKEMFSIECSELAAQCEGTPPTPPSKDKIYFMDDIDSVSFDSIVESIYKLRKQAEFTTGGIVRLFKAAHKLKIDDLRYSCESWMKSNSEGMCVEDAIEMLNFTREHVEYKSLNQFFLSKYVVDSWPKIDNLPQFADLFKAISLPTCEENKVDLSDKTDQESFKLIIDYMYLDSVKVEDGYIWQFLKASEFFRIEKLVEECAEWFIRNERKIKSEDVVKVLNFARRNIKCREALNSVYLAKYMIKWPNVDSSLFCSISYNCLENLLTSREFFLDDTLEILDMCSKWVMHDVENRYCLIPRIALAISQNRLVDCDDYPISSPPDFNNCSQDFIKEKLWETLTSTSVLPFAVLSKDESIIQKTGIPVFITWESERGLFKIFDSNWDEIDLFLFHKNIDTFDDVYPMSACIINDNVFLRCGKHNKSGFYVFNLSSKKLFSLASDPRLFKIDHNWTYSDSFKYTLLNCRNEMYNCLEDGEIFKYSFKLNRWIRFAEPELDKDGLRFASDGKKLYRMYKIAQTDRTTDFVMEEYNFEQKSWISVPNSRLQVNMRSFVDGSKYWVLHELIHLNDNGFAALFKGQLFRFDQQEETWRNVYLRPYSDYHSVDLYSKTCIIGQNETGQMLFVINNLLYCLNRSPSYDDWVLIKEWPIIKNSKQTTTSYFNIVAIHTPCIHV from the exons ATGGACACTAAAAATTCAAGCGAGGCAACAGCTGCAGCTGATCATCAGAAACCAAAAAAGTTGATCCGAAGTCAGTTCAAAGATGTCATGGTCAAAGTAGACGAAGATATTTATTACCTGAATCGGCTACGATTAGCTTTAGAATcgggatattttgaaaaactattcacCGAAGATTACAGAGACAGAAACTGCGATTTTATAGAAATTCCAATGATGGATTCCGATACATTTTCCGCTGCGGTTGATCTCATTTATGGAAGAGATTTGAGATACGTTATTAATGACGATAATTTTGCATCTGTATTGATGGCTATGGATTATTTTCAAATGGACATTTACGAGGGTCCTTATCGAGAAATTCTGGACAAAGACTTAGGTTGGGGTCGTCCGTTTAATGATGAAGTATTCAAATTATACCGTTTCATCGTGGAAACGGGAAATTACCAGCGTTTATTGTCAGTTGTTTTTCAACACCTGTCTCTACATATCCTAAAATTGCAAGGTCACGATGAATATCTATCGATTCCGTTCGATCATTATATTCACATAATTTCACAACAAGGGTTTCATTTTTACGAAGAAAGATTTAAAAAACACGAGTTCAGTGAAGTTTGTGCCAAGTGGATCTGTCACGATATAGAAAATCGTTTACCCCGCATAATAGAGCTCGTAAATGCTGCCAGATATAGAAACTACTGTCCGAACAAGCTTTCTTACGATGATACTAACCTACGGCTGCCAGCCATAGACGAGTTTACGAATGTAGATAAAGTTTcaagatatttttacaaattcttcaCGTATCCTGGAGAAATTAGCCGTATTGTTG aTGAACCGAAATTGGAAGTATATGAAGACGAAAAATACCAAGATTTCCATCCAGATGAAGAAGAGCTCGAACAATTACGTTACAATCAAGATGATTTTTCAGAGGAAAGTGAACATCACGATTGGAATGTTCCCTATCATAACTCAAAGCTAGAAGCATTTCTGAGAAATGGCCAGTTATTCGACATCACAATCAAAGCTGATGAAAAACTATATAAACTCCATCGAGCTGTATTGAATGCTGAGTCATTGTACTTCAAGGAAATGTTTTCTATAGAGTGCTCTGAGTTAGCTGCGCAATGTGAGGGTACACCACCAACCCCTCCGAGCAAggataaaatatattttatggACGATATCGATTCCGTATCATTTGATAGTATAGTCGAAAGTATCTACAAATTGCGGAAACAGGCAGAGTTCACAACTGGAGGGATTGTTCGTTTATTCAAGGCTGcccataaattgaaaattgacgatTTGAGGTATTCGTGTGAGTCCTGGATGAAGAGTAATTCCGAAGGCATGTGCGTTGAAGATGCcattgaaatgttgaatttcactCGCGAACACGTCGAATACAAATCATTGAATCAATTCTTCTTATCCAAATATGTGGTTGACTCGTGGCCAAAAATAGACAACTTGCCACAATTCGCAGACCTTTTCAAGGCAATCTCGCTGCCAACCTGCGAAGAAAACAAGGTAGACTTGTCTGATAAGACTGATCAAGAATCATTCAAGTTGATCATAGATTACATGTATTTGGACAGTGTAAAGGTAGAGGATGGAtatatttggcaatttttaaaagcgAGCGAGTTCTTTAGAATTGAAAAGTTAGTCGAAGAATGCGCAGAATGGTTCATTCGTAACGAACGCAAAATAAAATCCGAAGATGTGGTCAAAGTGTTGAACTTTGCTCGCAGGAACATCAAGTGTCGCGAAGCTCTAAACAGTGTTTACCTAGCCAAATACATGATCAAATGGCCTAATGTGGACAGTTCACTATTCTGTTCGATTTCTTACAATTGTCTGGAGAATTTATTAACGTCGCGCGAATTTTTTCTCGACGATACACTTGAAATTCTGGATATGTGTTCAAAATGGGTAATGCATGATGTGGAAAATCGGTATTGTCTTATTCCGCGAATCGCTCTGGCTATAAGTCAAAATCGTCTTGTAGATTGCGATGATTATCCTATCTCAAGCCCTCCTGATTTCAATAATTGCTCGCAAGACTTTATCAAAGAGAAGCTATGGGAAACTTTAACTTCAACTTCGGTTCTCCCCTTTGCAGTATTATCGAAAGATGAAtcaataatccaaaaaacaggGATACCTGTGTTCATCACATGGGAGTCTGAACGgggattattcaaaatttttgattcaaattggGACGAAATcgatttgtttctttttcataaaaatatcgaTACCTTCGATGATGTATATCCAATGTCAGCCTGCATTATCAACGATAACGTATTTCTACGTTGTGGTAAGCATAATAAATCtggtttttacgtttttaatttATCATCGAAAAAGTTATTCTCTTTGGCATCAGATCCTCGacttttcaaaatcgatcaTAATTGGACGTATTCTGATTCGTTCAAATATACTTTACTGAATTGTCGCAACGAAATGTACAACTGTCTCGAAGacggtgaaatttttaaatattcgttCAAATTGAACCGCTGGATAAGATTTGCCGAACCTGAGCTCGATAAAGATGGATTGCGATTCGCAAGCGACGGAAAGAAATTGTACAGGATGTATAAAATAGCGCAAACTGATCGTACTACTGATTTTGTCATGGAAGAatacaattttgagcaaaaatcgtGGATTTCTGTTCCTAATTCGAGACTGCAGGTGAATATGCGAAGTTTTGTCGATGGTTCTAAATATTGGGTCCTTCATGAGCTGATACATTTGAACGATAATGGCTTCGCTGCGTTATTCAAAGGACAACTATTTCGATTCGATCAGCAGGAAGAAACTTGGCGAAATGTATATTTACGACCATACAGTGATTACCATAGCGTTGATTTGTACAGTAAAACATGTATCATTGGCCAGAATGAAACTGGTCAAATGTTGTTTGTGATCAATAATTTATTGTATTGTCTCAATCGTTCTCCTTCGTATGATGATTGGGTATTGATAAAAGAATGGcctatcatcaaaaattctaaacaaaCGACTACATCTTATTTTAATATTGTGGCTATTCATACACCCTGTATTCATGTGTAA
- the LOC135849170 gene encoding uncharacterized protein LOC135849170 isoform X6, translated as MDTENSNQATADHQKPNNLIRSQFKDVLIKVDEDIYYLDRLRLALKSRYFEKLFTEDYRDRNCDLIEIPLMDTDTFSAAVDIIYGKKLEDVVDDDNFASLLMAMDYLQMDIHEDAYREILDERLCSRSNGRPFAHEIFKLYDFITETGNFQGLLSVVYEHLSIHMLKLQDLDEYLRLPFDHYIHVIAQQYSRSNKETYTNQKHALSEVCSKWICHDLENRLPRMIKLVNAARFRSSCPNKLSYDDTDLRLPAIDKSTNVDKVSRYFYKFLTYPGGISHTVDDPKLEVYGEKYYEISFVSDSSSEEREGHDRIFPNKDSKLEVFLRNGQLYDITIKAGEKLYKLHRAVLKSESLYFAEMFSKECSELADQSEGTPPTPPSKDKIYFMDDIDSSTFDIVVDRIYRLGKHEFTSGGIVRLFKAAHKLKIDSLKNSCEKWMKSNSEGVCAEDVVEMLNFTHEHIEYKSLNQFFLSKYLVDSWPKIDNLPQFADLFKTMTLPIGEENKIDLSDKIDRESFKFIIDYIYLDSVKLTDKNILQFLKASEFFRIEKLVEECAEGLMSDKYRIESEDMVEVLNFARRNIEFREALNSVYLAKYMIKWPNVDNSLFCSISYNCLENLLTSIEFFLDDPLEILDMCSKWVMHDVENRYRLIPRVAFAISQNRLVDCDDYPISSPADFNNCSQDFIKEKLWEISTSTSVLPFAVLSKDESKMQKTRQPAFITWETEGDLFKIFDSDWDEIESFHFCKKLDNRKYIYPMSACIINNNAFLLCGQSKFSGFYVFNFSSKKLFSLATDVRLCKAKSDDCWYKYTLLNCRNEIYNCVEDGEIFKYSFELNRWMRFAEPELDKDGQRFACDGKKLYRMYKLAQTNTTTDFVIEEYNFEQKSWMSVPNSRLQVNSHSNDDRVLRELIHLNDNGFAALFEEQLFRFDQREETWQNIDLWPRPYMNFRYSGKEYCIISQDETGQILYVINNELYCLNGSCNDWELVEDWPIISSYSLSYANIVAIHTPFIDV; from the exons ATGGACACTGAAAATTCAAACCAGGCAACAGCTGATCATCAGAAACCGAATAATTTGATCAGAAGTCAATTCAAAGATGTCCTGATCAAGGTCGACGAAGATATTTATTACCTCGATCGGTTACGATTGGCTTTAAAAtcgagatattttgaaaaactattcacCGAAGATTACCGAGATAGGAACTGCGACTTGATAGAAATCCCACTGATGGACACCGATACATTTTCCGCCGCGGTTGATAtcatttatggaaaaaaattggaagacgTCGTAGATGACGATAATTTTGCATCGTTGTTGATGGCTATGGATTATCTTCAAATGGACATTCACGAGGATGCTTATCGAGAAATTCTGGACGAAAGGTTATGTTCGCGCTCGAATGGCCGTCCGTTTGCtcatgaaatattcaaattatatgATTTCATCAcggaaactggaaatttccagGGTTTATTGTCAGTGGTTTATGAACACCTGTCTATACATATGCTAAAgttacaagatctagatgaaTATCTAAGACTTCCGTTCGATCATTATATTCACGTAATTGCTCAACAATATTCTCGTTCTAATAAAGAAACATACACAAATCAAAAGCACGCGCTAAGTGAAGTTTGTTCCAAGTGGATCTGTCACGATTTAGAAAATCGTTTACCTCGCATGATAAAGCTCGTAAATGCTGCCAGGTTCAGATCTTCCTGTCCAAATAAGCTCTCTTACGATGATACTGATTTACGGTTGCCAGCCATCGATAAGTCTACGAATGTGGATAAAGTTTcaagatatttttacaaatttctcaCGTATCCAGGAGGAATTAGCCATACTGTTG ACGACCCGAAATTGGAAGTATATGgtgaaaaatattatgaaatttcgTTTGTTAGCGATTCATCGTCAGAGGAACGTGAAGGTCACGATAGGATTTTTCCCAATAAGGACTCAAAGCTAGAAGTGTTTCTGAGAAATGGCCAATTGTACGACATCACAATCAAAGCTGGTGAAAAACTATATAAACTCCATCGAGCTGTACTGAAATCTGAGTCACTGTACTTCGCGGAAATGTTTTCTAAAGAGTGTTCCGAGTTAGCTGACCAATCCGAGGGTACACCACCAACCCCTCCGAGCAAagataaaatatattttatggATGATATCGATTCCTCGACATTTGATATTGTAGTCGATCGTATCTACAGATTGGGCAAACATGAGTTCACATCTGGCGGGATTGTTCGTTTATTCAAAGCTGcccataaattgaaaattgacagtTTGAAGAATTCGTGTGAGAAGTGGATGAAGAGCAATTCCGAAGGCGTGTGCGCTGAAGACGTcgttgaaatgttgaatttcactCACGAACACATCGAATACAAATCATTGAATCAATTCTTCTTATCCAAATATCTGGTCGACTCGTGGCCAAAAATAGATAACTTGCCACAATTCGCAGACCTTTTCAAGACAATGACGCTGCCAATCGGCGAAGAAAACAAGATAGACTTATCCGATAAGATTGATCGAGAATCATTCAAGTTTATCATCGATTACATTTATCTGGACAGTGTAAAGTTAacggataaaaatattttgcaatttttaaaagcgAGCGAGTTCTTTAGAATAGAAAAATTAGTCGAAGAATGTGCAGAAGGGTTAATGAGTGACAAATACAGAATAGAATCCGAAGATATGGTCGAAGTGTTGAACTTTGCTCGCAGGAATATCGAGTTTCGCGAAGCTCTAAACAGTGTTTACCTAGCCAAATACATGATCAAATGGCCTAACGTGGACAATTCACTATTCTGTTCGATTTCTTACAATTGCCTGGAGAATTTATTAACGTCGATCGAATTTTTTCTCGACGATCCACTAGAAATTCTGGATATGTGTTCGAAATGGGTAATGCATGATGTGGAAAATCGATATCGTCTCATTCCTCGAGTCGCTTTCGCTATAAGTCAAAATCGTCTTGTAGACTGCGATGATTATCCTATCTCAAGCCCTGCAGATTTCAACAACTGCTCGCAAGACTTTATCAAAGAGAAgctttgggaaatttcaacttcaacttcCGTTCTGCCCTTTGCAGTATTATCGAAAGAtgaatcaaaaatgcaaaaaacacgGCAACCGGCGTTCATCACATGGGAGACGGAAGgcgatttattcaaaatttttgattcagaCTGGGACGAAATTGAGtcgtttcatttttgtaaaaaactcGATAATCGTAAGTATATATATCCGATGTCAGCCTGCATTATCAACAATAACGCATTTCTACTTTGTGGTCAGTCtaaattttctggtttttacgttttcaacttttcatcgaAAAAGTTATTCTCTTTGGCAACAGATGTGCGACTTTGTAAGGCCAAGAGTGACGATTGCTGGTACAAATATACTTTACTGAATTGTCGCAACGAGATATACAACTGTGTCGAAGacggtgaaatttttaaatattcgttCGAATTGAACCGCTGGATGAGATTTGCAGAACCTGAGCTCGATAAAGATGGACAGCGATTCGCATGCGATGGAAAGAAATTGTACAGGATGTATAAATTAGCGCAAACTAACACCACAACTGATTTTGTCATCGAAGAATACAACTTTGAACAAAAATCGTGGATGTCTGTGCCTAATTCGAGACTGCAGGTGAATTCGCACAGTAATGATGATCGGGTCCTTCGTGAGCTGATACATCTGAACGATAATGGTTTCGCTGCGTTATTCGAGGAACAACTATTTCGATTCGATCAGCGGGAAGAAACTTGGCAAAATATAGATTTATGGCCAAGGCCATACATGAATTTCCGTTACTCAGGTAAGGAATATTGTATCATTAGTCAGGATGAAACTGGCCAAATATTGTATGTAATCAATAATGAACTGTATTGTCTCAATGGTTCATGTAATGACTGGGAATTGGTAGAGGATTGGCCTATCATCTCTTCGTATTCTCTATCCTATGCAAATATTGTAGCTATTCACACGCCCTTTATTGATGTGTAA
- the LOC135848126 gene encoding uncharacterized protein LOC135848126, with the protein MIGNTIDNFVSLVTAMDHLQMNIDTETYKSFVTEELGSSRPFNKDIFKLYNFIRDNAKYEYLFPAVFKHLSDHLEELEDRDELLSIKPDHFTQIITHQNQLEIKGLDETFYPFRMISEICARWICHDLENRSQHALELVNAARYRFSLSNMIAEEEFSLPLSSNIKHMDQNSISRYFCKWLMYFGEIRRSKPVAAETLQDEYHEDEKKYAGFHFDPPYEFSSEPKLKTFLKNNDYYDITVKVGDKMYKLHRPILQSESWYFNELFSKEYSALAAKSDGIPTLPSKDKVYTIDDIDSTTFDLVVDHMYLGNVEPTQEIVLPLFKAAHSLKIYSLRNSCSRWMKENYDQMNVEDVVEVLNFTHENIEYEDLNRFFVSKYIVDSWPKVANLPQFADLFKAIVLPEGADSCENRVYAFDEIDRETFKTIIDYLYFNKEDLQENNIARVFRASDMFKIEKLIKECVKRLLSWPKKMSPAHVKEVLNVTLKNVKYYEVLNTVYLAEHMNQWPQVDID; encoded by the exons ATGATTGGCAATACGATCGATAATTTTGTATCTTTGGTGACGGCTATGGATCATCTACAAATGAACATCGATACAGAAACTTATAAATCTTTCGTTACTGAAGAGTTAGGTTCCAGCAGACCCTTCAATAAAGATATATTCAAATTATATAACTTCATTAGGGATAATGcgaagtacgagtatttatttcCAGCTGTTTTTAAACATCTGTCAGATCATTTAGAAGAACTGGAAGACCGCGATGAACTTCTATCAATCAAGCCTGATCATTTCACTCAAATTATTACGCACCAAAATCAGCTTGAAATCAAGGGATTGGATGAAACGTTTTATCCATTCAGAATGATCAGTGAAATCTGTGCCAGATGGATCTGCCACGATTTGGAAAATCGATCGCAACATGCGTTAGAACTGGTGAATGCTGCTAGATACAGATTTTCCCTTTCGAATATGATTGCTGAGGAAGAATTCAGTTTACCGTTGTCCAGCAACATCAAGCATAtggatcaaaattcaatttcgaggTATTTCTGTAAATGGTTGATGTATTTTGGAGAAATTCGTCGTTCAAAACCTG ttgcCGCGGAAACACTTCAGGACGAATATCacgaagatgagaaaaaatacgCGGGATTCCATTTTGATCCACCATACGAATTCAGTAGTGAACCGAAGTTGAAAACGTTTCTAAAAAACAACGACTACTACGATATCACAGTCAAAGTTGGTGACAAAATGTACAAACTTCATCGGCCAATATTGCAATCGGAGTCATGGTATTTCAATGAACTATTTTCGAAAGAGTACTCCGCGTTAGCTGCAAAATCTGATGGAATACCGACACTTCCGAGTAAAGATAAAGTTTACACCATCGATGACATCGATTCAACAACATTCGACTTGGTAGTCGATCATATGTATTTGGGAAACGTAGAACCTACTCAGGAAATTGTCCTTCCCCTATTCAAGGCCGCCCActcgttgaaaatttatagtttgAGGAATTCTTGTAGTAGATGGATGAAGGAAAATTACGACCAGATGAACGTCGAAGATGTGGTTGAAGTATTGAATTTCACTCATGAAAACATCGAATACGAAgatttgaatcgatttttcgtATCCAAATATATCGTCGATTCGTGGCCTAAAGTAGCGAACTTGCCACAATTCGCAGATCTTTTCAAGGCAATCGTCCTTCCTGAAGGAGCTGATTCGTGTGAAAATAGAGTGTAtgcgtttgatgaaattgatcGAGAGACATTCAAAACGATTATCGATTATCTCTACTTCAATAAAGAAGACTTACAGGAAAATAATATTGCTCGAGTGTTTAGAGCGAGCGATAtgttcaaaatagaaaaattaatcaaagaaTGTGTGAAACGTTTGTTGTCCTGGCCGAAAAAAATGAGTCCCGCACATGTCAAAGAAGTTTTGAATGTTACTCTAAAGAATGTTAAATATTACGAAGTTTTAAATACGGTGTACCTAGCAGAACACATGAACCAGTGGCCTCAGGTAGACATCGATTAG
- the LOC135848464 gene encoding uncharacterized protein LOC135848464, with protein MDDGNPIQPEVCHRKDKKLIRSKFKDVMVKVDEDIYYLDRLRLALKSKYFEKLFTNDFNDKNDDIIEIPVMDSDTFSAIVDIIYGSELKTVVNADNYVTLLMAMDYLQMKVNEKTYRNIIFNMVMNSPLENDNDTRTSVFKLYHFLTDSGNFKSLLSVIFRFISERLEYLQDLDEFLSIPLDHFTQIIRLRYYCTYWNKYEKQAFSKLCTKWIYHDVENRLPGTIDVVNAVRHRFFIPTDVSREALNLQSSVIDERMDQDKFSRYFYKMLAYASGEIYICVDALELDSTADDKSSGDEDESSEDNGESSQDNDESSQDEDESKQVKKEKKKKKKKNRSGCSSWVVDYDADLEEISQDQQFFNSQSKLKTFLRNSNLYDITVKVDEKIYKLHRSVLRSASSYFEDIVSTEYSELVAAQCSEVPTLPSKDKIYSIDGIDSEIFDIVIDYIYLGKEKFKSDTVVRLLKALHVLKIGGLLKPCCKWMKDHSESICAKDVVEILNFTHEKVEYKKLNKIFLGKYILNSWPKIDNLPQFADLFNAISLTTETSSRENKINLTGKVDQKTFKMIINHIYEIKREEVTDLNIVPILKASETFKMKDLIERCIDRLTLTLIVVFRISAADVIEILNFARNNIRYREALYNVLLPRYMKDWPQVDESLFCSISFEHLENLLTAAHFSLDDPRQILDICSKWVVHDTGNRYCLIPRIALAISQNRIVDSDEYSVENPADLNNCSQDFVRDKLWEILASTSVLPFAVLSESETIKEETEFPTFIVINKKAKFGILNFDWNEMVSFKLCKNACDSRESWYPASATMINDSLFILCTINGKSYFHVYNFSLKKLFSLASDWQIYQNDDRYYNKPLKYVLLNCRNEIYCCIENGKILKYLFELNRWMKVSDREPGKYGICYTSERNKLYRMYEMERVGTEPTCSYTIEAYDFQQNSWVSVPNVRRLSRRYLRDSDEYRIPHELIFISNYGFAVLFKSELHIFNQETQIWTQHSIPRNHWGVYHEDFSIINGNETGKILYVINNQLHYFSLTNQNWVLKKEWPGQEVKNEYVSRKILPYENIIAIHR; from the exons ATGGACGATGGAAATCCAATTCAACCGGAAGTTTGCCACCGGAAAGATAAAAAGTTGATCAGAAGTAAATTCAAAGATGTAATGGTCAAAGTCGACGAAGATATTTATTACCTGGATCGGCTGCGATTGGCTTTAAAATCGAAGTACTTCGAAAAACTGTTTACCAACGACTTCAACGACAAGAATGACGACATAATAGAAATTCCAGTTATGGATTCCGACACATTTTCCGCGATAGTTGATATCATATACGGTAGCGAGTTGAAAACTGTAGTTAATGCCGATAATTATGTAACGTTATTGATGGCTATGGATTATCTGCAAATGAAAGTCAACGAAAAGACTTACCGTAACATTATATTTAATATGGTGATGAATTCACCTCTGGAAAATGACAATGATACGCGCACAAGTGTATTCAAATTGTACCATTTTCTCACTGAtagtgggaatttcaagtcctTGTTATCcgttatttttcgatttatctCTGAGCGATTAGAATATCTACAAGatctcgatgaatttttatcaattccaCTCGATCATTTCACTCAAATTATTCGGCTACGGTATTACTGCACTTATTGgaataaatatgaaaaacaagCATTTAGTAAACTTTGCACCAAATGGATCTATCACGATGTGGAAAATCGACTACCCGGTACAATTGATGTTGTGAATGCGGTTCGGCACCGATTTTTTATCCCTACTGATGTCTCACGGGAAGCTCTTAACTTACAGTCGTCAGTCATCGACGAACGGATGGACCaagataaattttcaagatatttttacAAGATGTTGGCGTACGCTAGTGGAGAAATCTACATCTGTGTTG ATGCATTGGAATTAGATTCGACAGCAGATGATAAATCAAGTGGAGATGAGGATGAATCAAGCGAAGATAATGGTGAATCGAGCCAAGATAATGACGAATCGAGCCAAGATGAGGATGAATCAAAACAGGTtaaaaaagagaagaagaagaagaagaagaaaaacagaTCTGGATGCAGTTCGTGGGTGGTGGATTACGATGCCGATCTGGAAGAAATTTCTCAAGACCAGCAGTTTTTCAATAGtcaatcaaagttgaaaacgtTCTTGAGAAACAGCAATTTGTACGATATCACggtaaaagttgatgaaaaaatttataaacttcATCGATCCGTATTGAGATCGGCTTCTTCATATTTCGAGGACATCGTTTCCACTGAGTACTCTGAACTGGTTGCAGCTCAATGCAGTGAAGTACCTACCCTTCCAAGTAAGGATAAAATATATTCTATCGATGGCATCGATTCAGAAATATTTGACATTGTGATCGATTATATATATTTGGGAAAGGAGAAATTCAAATCTGATACAGTCGTTCGCTTACTCAAAGCGCTTCACGTCCTAAAAATTGGTGGTTTATTGAAACCATGTTGTAAGTGGATGAAAGATCATTCCGAAAGCATCTGCGCTAAAGATGtagttgaaatattgaatttcactcatgaaaaagtcgagtacaagaaattgaataaaatatttttaggtaAATATATCTTGAACTCGTGGCCAAAAATAGACAACTTGCCACAATTCGCAGATCTCTTTAACGCGATAAGCCTTACTACAGAAACCAGCTcgagagaaaataaaataaatttgaccGGTAAAGTTGATCAAAAGACATTCAAGATGATTATAAACCATATATATGAGATTAAGCGCGAGGAAGTGACGGATCTCAATATCGTGCCCATTTTGAAGGCGAGCGAgacttttaaaatgaaagacTTGATAGAAAGATGCATTGACCGTTTGACCCTCACCCTGATAgtagtttttagaataagtGCCGCAGATGTAATCGAAATATTGAATTTCGCTCGCAATAATATTCGGTACCGCGAAGCTCTTTATAATGTGCTCCTACCCAGATACATGAAGGACTGGCCTCAAGTGGACGAatcattattttgttcaatttctttCGAACATTTAGAGAATTTGTTAACAGCAGCACATTTTTCTCTCGATGATCCACGTCAAATCCTGGATATCTGTTCAAAATGGGTCGTCCACGACACAGGAAATCGGTATTGCCTCATTCCTCGAATCGCTCTGGCCATCAGTCAAAATCGTATCGTAGACAGTGACGAATATTCTGTCGAAAATCCTGCTGATTTGAACAACTGCTCGCAAGATTTTGTCAGAGATAAGCTTTGGGAAATTTTAGCTTCAACATCTGTACTTCCTTTCGCAGTATTATCCGAGAGTGAAACAATAAAAGAAGAAACCGAATTTCCGACATTTATCGTAATAAATAAGAAggcaaaatttggaattttgaatttcgattggAATGAAATGGTGTCATTTAAACTCTGCAAAAATGCATGTGATTCTCGAGAAAGCTGGTATCCTGCGTCAGCTACTATGATCAACGATAGCTTATTCATACTTTGCACTATAAATGGAAAATCTTATTTTCACGTCTAcaatttttctctgaaaaagtTATTCAGCCTGGCATCTGATTggcaaatttatcaaaatgatgaCCGCTACTACAACAAACCTTTAAAATATGTCTTGTTGAATTGTCGTAACGAAATTTACTGCTgtattgaaaatggtaaaatctTAAAATATTTGTTCGAATTGAACCGTTGGATGAAAGTTTCAGATCGTGAGCCTGGTAAATATGGAATATGCTACACGAGCGAGAGAAATAAATTGTACAGAATGTATGAAATGGAGCGAGTTGGTACTGAGCCGACCTGCAGTTATACCATCGAGGCCTatgattttcagcaaaattcttGGGTTTCTGTACCTAACGTAAGGAGACTTAGTCGTCGTTATCTTAGAGATTCTGACGAATATAGGATACCACATGAACTGATTTTTATTAGCAACTACGGTTTCGCTGTGTTATTCAAAAGCGAGTTGCATATATTTAATCAAGAAACGCAAATTTGGACTCAGCATTCAATACCTCGCAACCACTGGGGAGTGTATCACGAAGATTTTTCGATCATTAACGGCAATGAAACTGGTAAAATATTATACGTGATCAATAATCAATTGCACTATTTTTCTTTAACAAATCAAAATTGGGTGTTGAAGAAAGAATGGCCAGGGCAGGAAGTCAAAAATGAATATGTGTCTCGTAAAATACTCCCTTATGAAAATATTATTGCTATTCATAGATAG